A region of Pyxidicoccus parkwaysis DNA encodes the following proteins:
- a CDS encoding flagellar biosynthetic protein FliR has translation MNVADIVTELASRANVSAVIFTVALLMCRVMPVLIFSPFLGGDVVPTELKMGIGLTLAIVLYPAVASAVKTIPLSALPYIALMAKEVFIGFSLAFIVTSVFEAARVAGTLVDTMAGSNNAQLYVPQIGQQVSLVSNLKIQLAVVLFLTLDGHHLVIQALGDSLVSVPLDGFPHFSQGSWAFFDLMIRVFADMLRVSLALAAPAMLATFLTDVAMGAINRVAPQIQVFFISMAIKPLVSVLILFLVMNALMSRMQLELRDMLVMVNNALKLLT, from the coding sequence ATCGTCACCGAGCTCGCCTCGCGGGCCAACGTCTCCGCCGTCATCTTCACGGTGGCGCTGCTGATGTGCCGGGTGATGCCCGTGCTCATCTTCAGCCCGTTCCTCGGCGGCGATGTCGTCCCCACCGAGCTGAAGATGGGCATCGGCCTGACGCTGGCCATCGTCCTCTACCCGGCGGTGGCGAGCGCCGTGAAGACGATTCCGCTGAGCGCGCTGCCGTACATCGCGCTGATGGCCAAGGAGGTCTTCATCGGCTTCTCGCTGGCCTTCATCGTCACCAGCGTCTTCGAGGCGGCCCGCGTGGCCGGCACGCTGGTGGACACCATGGCGGGCAGCAACAACGCCCAGCTCTACGTGCCGCAGATTGGCCAGCAGGTGTCCCTCGTCTCCAACCTGAAAATCCAGCTCGCGGTGGTGCTCTTCCTCACGCTGGACGGACACCACCTCGTCATCCAGGCCCTGGGGGACAGCCTCGTCTCCGTCCCACTGGACGGCTTCCCCCACTTCAGCCAGGGCTCCTGGGCCTTCTTCGACCTGATGATCCGCGTCTTCGCGGACATGTTGCGCGTCAGCCTCGCGCTGGCCGCGCCCGCCATGCTGGCCACCTTCCTCACCGACGTGGCGATGGGCGCCATCAACCGCGTGGCCCCGCAGATTCAGGTGTTCTTCATCTCCATGGCCATCAAGCCGCTGGTGAGCGTGCTCATCCTCTTCCTGGTCATGAACGCCCTGATGTCGCGCATGCAGCTGGAGCTGCGCGACATGCTGGTGATGGTCAACAACGCCCTGAAGCTGCTCACCTGA